The Vibrio navarrensis genome has a segment encoding these proteins:
- a CDS encoding DNA internalization-related competence protein ComEC/Rec2 yields the protein MLTQNDVFAGWVNIKPIYGLLNQAGFDSETFALSQQVLARATLDPQHSWRVTSAYSVRLALIEKVSLQLAEASHSALLMALSFGVRDQIEAEQWQQLKQSGLIHLLSISGLHIGMAFGCGYWLGHWMRAGQRPLLFVPTMLGLVFAWAYAWLAGFTLPTQRALIFCLLMASFSLMNWQISRWSTLLWVLACCLVLSPFSPLSSSFWLSFLAVGAVFLTINRGHFHASWRKRVTNLLLTQALLLLFLAPVTGHFFSGFSFAALIYNLVFIPWFTLAVVPLVLAGLLFSALSLSSVATLIWQLADWSLQPLSMLLPYARHGWWPLTDGQIAVITLLALLILYGRLFTPSFALTVFGISIAMTIGYRQQGEVRIDLLDVGHGLAVLIEKNDHLLLYDTGKGWFDGSIAQQVIEPVMLKRGHRGLDGLILSHLDNDHAGGKAYVEAMLSPKWRMSSSQQEHYLPCLRGEQHEWQGMKLEVLWPPKLVKRAYNPHSCVIRLSDWENQFSILLTGDIDAVAEWILAREPEKVRSDIMLVPHHGSLTSSSPDFVAAVTPQLALASLAKGNQWGMPRKEVLRTYQQHEVRWLDTGEEGQITVLVHQGRWSVKTLRSNSLQPWYRQMLRNQVE from the coding sequence TTGCTCACTCAGAATGATGTCTTTGCAGGCTGGGTAAACATCAAACCCATTTATGGACTGTTGAACCAAGCTGGATTTGATAGTGAAACGTTCGCTCTCAGCCAACAAGTCTTAGCCAGAGCGACACTCGATCCACAGCATTCGTGGCGGGTTACTTCGGCCTACTCGGTAAGGCTGGCGCTGATTGAAAAAGTCTCCCTGCAATTGGCGGAGGCATCGCACTCAGCTTTGCTGATGGCACTCAGTTTTGGCGTGCGTGACCAGATCGAAGCTGAACAGTGGCAGCAGCTCAAACAGAGCGGATTGATTCATCTTCTTTCGATCTCTGGTCTACATATTGGTATGGCGTTTGGATGTGGCTATTGGCTCGGACATTGGATGCGGGCAGGGCAAAGACCGCTTCTTTTCGTGCCGACCATGCTCGGTTTGGTGTTTGCTTGGGCTTATGCTTGGTTGGCCGGCTTTACCCTACCGACTCAGCGAGCGCTGATTTTTTGTCTCTTGATGGCATCGTTTTCGCTGATGAACTGGCAGATAAGTCGTTGGAGTACCTTACTTTGGGTGCTGGCATGCTGTCTGGTGTTATCGCCTTTTTCCCCGCTATCTTCCAGTTTCTGGCTATCTTTTCTCGCCGTCGGTGCCGTTTTTCTCACCATCAACCGAGGCCATTTTCATGCATCATGGCGAAAAAGAGTAACAAACCTGCTACTCACGCAAGCCTTGTTACTACTCTTTCTCGCGCCAGTGACTGGGCACTTCTTTTCCGGTTTTAGCTTTGCAGCGCTGATATACAACTTAGTGTTTATCCCGTGGTTTACGCTGGCGGTGGTTCCTTTGGTGTTGGCTGGTTTGTTGTTTTCGGCCTTGTCTTTGTCAAGCGTCGCCACGCTCATTTGGCAACTGGCAGATTGGTCTTTACAACCGCTCAGCATGCTATTGCCTTATGCACGTCACGGCTGGTGGCCACTCACCGACGGGCAGATCGCCGTGATTACCCTTTTGGCTCTGCTGATCCTGTACGGACGCCTGTTTACGCCCAGTTTTGCGTTGACTGTATTTGGGATAAGCATTGCGATGACGATAGGTTATCGCCAGCAGGGTGAGGTCCGTATTGATCTATTGGATGTCGGCCATGGTTTGGCGGTATTGATTGAGAAAAATGATCACTTGCTGCTTTATGATACTGGCAAAGGTTGGTTTGACGGCAGTATTGCTCAGCAGGTCATTGAACCGGTGATGCTTAAACGGGGGCATCGCGGCTTGGACGGTTTAATTCTTAGCCACCTAGACAATGACCACGCTGGAGGGAAAGCGTATGTCGAGGCCATGCTATCTCCGAAATGGCGCATGAGCAGTTCGCAGCAAGAGCACTATTTACCCTGTCTTCGCGGTGAGCAGCATGAATGGCAAGGGATGAAGCTTGAAGTACTGTGGCCACCGAAACTGGTTAAACGGGCCTATAACCCTCACTCGTGCGTAATTCGGCTCAGCGATTGGGAAAATCAGTTTTCAATCTTACTCACGGGGGACATTGATGCCGTTGCCGAGTGGATCTTGGCTCGAGAGCCTGAAAAGGTGCGAAGCGATATTATGTTGGTTCCGCATCATGGCAGTTTAACCTCGTCCTCACCCGATTTTGTCGCTGCCGTAACGCCGCAGTTGGCGTTGGCTTCTCTTGCTAAAGGCAACCAGTGGGGCATGCCGAGAAAAGAGGTGTTACGCACTTATCAGCAACACGAGGTACGCTGGTTAGATACCGGAGAAGAAGGGCAGATTACCGTTTTGGTTCACCAAGGTCGTTGGTCAGTAAAAACGCTGCGTAGCAATAGTTTGCAGCCTTGGTATAGGCAGATGCTACGGAACCAAGTAGAATGA
- the msbA gene encoding lipid A ABC transporter ATP-binding protein/permease MsbA, whose protein sequence is MSITADESTWRTFKRLWTFIRLYKSGLAVAVVALVINAVSDTYMVSLLKPLLDEGFGSAESDFLRTLPLIIFAMMFIRGVSSFISAYCLSWVSGNVVMQIRRMVFNHYMQMPVSFFDREKSGSLLSRITYDSEQVSAATSQALVSIVREGASIIGLLVLMFYNSWQLSLVLILVAPVVAWGIGVVSKRFRKISKNMQTIMGVVTSAAEQMLKGHKVVLSYGGQDVEKQRFDKVSNQMRQQSMKLVTAQAAANPIIQMIASVAIVVVLYLASVDSIKEQLTPGTFTVVFSAMFGLMRPLKALTSVTSQFQRGMAAAQTLFALVDIEPEKNHGTHTVERAEGVVAVKDISFTYQGTEKPALQHVSFDIPKGKTVALVGRSGSGKSTIANLFTRFYDVDEGAIELDGVDIRDYELKNLRTHFALVSQNVHLFNDTLANNIAYAAEDKYTRADIERAAELAHAMEFISKMEHGLDTVIGENGASLSGGQRQRVAIARALLRDAPVLILDEATSALDTESERAIQSALDELQKDKTVLVIAHRLSTIEQADQILVVDDGTIIERGSHAELIAKDGAYAQLHKIQFGDS, encoded by the coding sequence ATGTCTATTACAGCAGATGAATCAACTTGGCGCACTTTTAAGCGTCTGTGGACTTTTATCCGTCTTTATAAATCTGGATTAGCCGTTGCCGTCGTTGCACTGGTGATTAATGCCGTTTCTGATACCTACATGGTTTCTTTGCTCAAACCGCTTCTTGATGAAGGGTTTGGCAGTGCCGAATCAGACTTCCTTCGTACCTTGCCATTGATTATTTTCGCCATGATGTTCATTCGTGGTGTCAGCAGTTTTATCTCTGCGTATTGCTTGAGTTGGGTCTCTGGGAACGTGGTGATGCAAATCCGTCGCATGGTATTTAACCACTATATGCAAATGCCGGTCTCGTTTTTCGACCGTGAGAAATCGGGTAGTCTGCTGTCACGCATTACTTACGATTCAGAGCAAGTCTCTGCTGCAACCAGTCAGGCCTTGGTGAGCATCGTGCGCGAGGGAGCCAGCATTATTGGCTTGTTAGTACTGATGTTCTACAACAGCTGGCAGCTTTCTCTGGTGTTGATTTTAGTTGCCCCTGTTGTGGCATGGGGGATCGGCGTGGTGTCTAAGCGCTTTCGTAAGATCTCCAAAAATATGCAAACCATTATGGGCGTTGTTACCAGCGCAGCGGAACAGATGCTCAAAGGGCATAAAGTGGTGCTGAGTTATGGTGGTCAGGATGTAGAAAAGCAGCGCTTTGATAAAGTCAGCAACCAAATGCGTCAGCAGAGCATGAAGCTCGTCACGGCGCAAGCGGCCGCTAACCCGATCATTCAGATGATTGCATCGGTTGCCATTGTTGTGGTGCTTTATTTGGCGAGCGTTGACTCAATAAAAGAGCAACTGACGCCCGGGACTTTCACCGTGGTTTTCTCTGCGATGTTTGGTCTCATGCGCCCGTTAAAAGCGCTGACAAGTGTCACTTCGCAGTTCCAACGTGGTATGGCCGCGGCGCAGACGCTGTTTGCGTTGGTGGATATTGAACCGGAGAAAAACCACGGGACTCATACGGTAGAGCGTGCCGAAGGGGTAGTAGCGGTAAAAGATATCTCGTTTACTTATCAAGGCACGGAAAAACCGGCGCTGCAGCACGTCTCTTTTGATATACCGAAAGGCAAAACGGTGGCGTTGGTGGGCCGTTCTGGTTCAGGCAAAAGTACCATAGCGAATCTGTTCACCCGTTTTTACGATGTCGACGAAGGCGCAATCGAGCTGGATGGCGTTGATATTCGTGACTACGAACTGAAAAATTTACGTACTCACTTTGCTCTAGTATCACAAAATGTTCACCTGTTTAACGATACCTTGGCGAACAATATTGCCTATGCCGCGGAAGATAAGTATACCCGCGCGGATATTGAACGTGCGGCTGAATTGGCTCATGCGATGGAGTTTATCTCCAAAATGGAGCATGGGCTAGATACAGTTATCGGTGAAAATGGCGCCAGCTTGTCTGGGGGGCAGCGTCAACGGGTTGCGATCGCTCGGGCATTGCTGCGAGATGCGCCAGTACTGATCCTCGATGAAGCGACTTCTGCTTTGGATACCGAATCGGAAAGGGCAATTCAATCCGCATTAGATGAGTTACAAAAAGACAAAACCGTCTTGGTCATTGCGCACCGTCTGTCAACCATTGAACAAGCAGACCAAATCTTAGTGGTCGATGACGGAACCATTATCGAACGAGGCTCGCACGCTGAGCTGATCGCCAAAGATGGCGCTTATGCCCAGTTGCATAAGATTCAGTTTGGTGACTCCTAG
- the lpxK gene encoding tetraacyldisaccharide 4'-kinase — MVEKIWFENHPIKYLLWPLLWPLSLLFGVISRCKKQAYLHGKRAAYRAPVPVVVVGNITAGGNGKTPVVVWLVEALQQQGFKPGVVSRGYGAKAPSYPLLVDETTLTAHCGDEPKLIFQRTGAPVAVDPNRPQAVKALLSQEVDVIITDDGLQHYALQRDVEIVVVDGLRRFGSKQLIPLGPLREPVSRLLSVDFVITNGGKPHPGEIGMTLVPGKAINLLTGEQVEVQSLAALVAFAGIGHPPRFFVTLEQLGAKLVAIQEFADHQDFEHKALDKLVIQGENVIMTEKDAVKCRQFAQKNWWYLPVSAQFDLHKEQQILQRITEVIRKYGSPSA; from the coding sequence GTGGTCGAAAAAATTTGGTTTGAGAACCATCCGATCAAATATCTATTGTGGCCGCTGTTGTGGCCACTCTCTTTGCTGTTTGGTGTTATCAGCCGTTGTAAGAAACAGGCCTATCTGCACGGCAAAAGGGCTGCCTATAGAGCACCCGTGCCAGTCGTCGTCGTGGGCAATATTACGGCTGGCGGCAATGGTAAGACTCCAGTGGTGGTTTGGCTGGTGGAAGCGTTGCAGCAACAGGGTTTCAAACCCGGTGTTGTTTCACGCGGCTATGGCGCCAAAGCGCCAAGCTATCCCTTGCTCGTCGATGAAACGACTTTAACTGCACATTGTGGTGACGAACCCAAGCTGATTTTCCAACGCACTGGTGCTCCTGTGGCGGTTGACCCCAATCGCCCTCAGGCAGTAAAAGCGCTTCTAAGCCAAGAGGTGGATGTCATTATCACCGATGATGGCTTGCAACATTATGCCTTACAGCGTGACGTTGAAATCGTCGTGGTTGATGGGCTCCGACGCTTTGGCTCAAAGCAGTTGATTCCACTTGGCCCACTACGCGAACCCGTTTCACGCCTACTTAGTGTCGATTTTGTCATCACCAATGGTGGCAAGCCCCATCCAGGTGAAATTGGCATGACGTTGGTGCCGGGAAAAGCCATTAACTTGCTTACAGGAGAGCAGGTAGAAGTGCAATCGCTCGCCGCTCTGGTCGCTTTTGCTGGCATTGGTCATCCGCCGCGTTTTTTTGTCACGTTAGAGCAGTTAGGCGCTAAATTGGTGGCTATCCAAGAGTTTGCTGATCACCAAGATTTTGAGCATAAAGCGTTGGATAAACTGGTTATTCAGGGTGAAAACGTCATAATGACAGAAAAAGATGCGGTCAAGTGCCGCCAATTTGCCCAGAAGAATTGGTGGTATTTACCGGTATCGGCGCAGTTTGATTTGCACAAAGAACAACAGATTTTACAAAGAATAACAGAGGTTATAAGAAAGTATGGATCACCGTCTGCTTGA
- a CDS encoding Trm112 family protein, translating into MDHRLLEIVACPVCKGKLTFDKDNQELICKLDRLAYPIKEGIPVLLEPEARSMAMDEGR; encoded by the coding sequence ATGGATCACCGTCTGCTTGAGATTGTTGCGTGCCCAGTATGCAAAGGAAAATTAACATTCGATAAAGATAATCAGGAGTTGATCTGTAAGCTCGATCGTCTCGCCTACCCAATTAAAGAGGGCATTCCTGTATTACTTGAGCCAGAGGCTCGCAGTATGGCCATGGACGAGGGGCGCTAA
- the kdsB gene encoding 3-deoxy-manno-octulosonate cytidylyltransferase: MSFTVVIPARYQSSRLPGKPLADIAGKPMVQWVYEQAIQAGAQDVIIATDDERVADAVAAFGGKVCMTSPNHESGTERLAEVVKSMGIADDHIIVNVQGDEPLIPPAIIRQVADNLAASTAPMATLGVAITNEEEVFNPNAVKVVTDKEGYALYFSRATIPWDRDAYARGEKLSPQALMRHIGIYAYRAGFINTYVNWQPSSLEKIECLEQLRVLWYGEKIHVALAKEAPPAGVDTPADLELVRHIVSQANK, translated from the coding sequence ATGTCATTCACGGTTGTTATTCCTGCTCGTTACCAGTCTAGTCGTCTGCCGGGCAAGCCACTGGCGGATATTGCCGGTAAACCAATGGTTCAGTGGGTTTACGAACAAGCGATCCAAGCAGGTGCGCAAGATGTGATTATTGCGACCGACGATGAGCGTGTTGCTGATGCCGTTGCTGCTTTCGGTGGTAAAGTTTGCATGACGTCACCGAATCATGAATCGGGTACAGAGCGTCTTGCGGAAGTGGTGAAAAGCATGGGGATTGCCGATGATCACATTATTGTGAATGTGCAGGGTGACGAGCCGCTGATTCCACCAGCGATCATTCGTCAAGTGGCGGATAATTTAGCCGCGAGCACTGCGCCTATGGCGACTCTTGGCGTGGCGATAACCAACGAAGAGGAAGTGTTCAATCCCAATGCGGTGAAGGTCGTAACAGACAAAGAAGGCTATGCGCTTTATTTTAGTCGCGCAACCATTCCTTGGGATCGCGATGCGTATGCGCGCGGTGAAAAACTGTCGCCTCAAGCATTGATGCGTCACATTGGCATCTACGCTTACCGCGCAGGTTTTATCAATACCTACGTTAACTGGCAACCAAGTTCATTGGAAAAGATCGAGTGCCTTGAGCAACTTCGCGTGCTCTGGTACGGCGAAAAAATTCATGTTGCACTGGCAAAAGAAGCGCCACCTGCGGGCGTGGATACCCCCGCGGATCTTGAACTTGTAAGGCATATTGTTAGCCAAGCAAACAAGTAA
- a CDS encoding GGDEF domain-containing protein: protein MHPLRIKRPSRHALVIALSMFALLNVTSFVSALGVEDQIDVFTESAYFCILLYIRIALSPSICDYKLIVWGVNLVLAVAMYDTLTEVRILADWSHDYALLDNVIEQGGMFIAVSLIALGIARAMRAKDYEIVRDELTGLYNRRYLDSFSDEDLSLIYIDLNGLKEINDTQGHAKGDELIVRFANKLSHVVEEDEFAFRVGGDEFILLLDPQRVDQVMNHLQALAFAAKIAFSFGISYVNEGNISQRVRLADERMYQMKRNLD, encoded by the coding sequence ATGCACCCACTTAGAATCAAACGCCCATCTCGTCATGCTTTGGTCATCGCACTTAGCATGTTTGCTTTACTCAATGTGACGAGCTTTGTGTCAGCTCTCGGCGTCGAAGATCAAATTGACGTATTCACCGAATCGGCTTATTTCTGCATCTTACTTTACATCCGTATCGCACTTTCACCATCGATTTGTGATTACAAACTGATCGTTTGGGGCGTCAATCTGGTTCTCGCTGTCGCGATGTACGATACCTTGACTGAAGTCCGAATTCTGGCTGACTGGAGTCACGATTATGCGTTGCTAGACAACGTAATCGAGCAAGGTGGTATGTTCATCGCGGTTTCCTTGATCGCACTGGGAATTGCCAGGGCCATGCGTGCCAAAGATTATGAGATAGTACGAGATGAACTGACTGGGCTTTACAATCGACGCTATTTGGATAGTTTTAGCGATGAAGATCTCTCCTTGATTTATATCGATCTTAATGGCTTAAAAGAGATTAACGATACTCAAGGCCATGCTAAAGGTGATGAACTGATCGTCCGTTTTGCCAATAAATTGTCGCATGTGGTTGAAGAAGATGAATTTGCTTTTCGGGTGGGAGGCGACGAATTTATTCTTTTGCTCGACCCGCAAAGAGTTGACCAAGTGATGAATCATCTCCAGGCACTGGCTTTCGCGGCAAAAATCGCCTTCTCTTTTGGTATTTCGTACGTAAATGAAGGCAACATTAGTCAGCGAGTTCGTTTAGCCGATGAGCGCATGTATCAAATGAAACGTAACCTTGATTGA
- a CDS encoding SpoVR family protein, with amino-acid sequence MTTKTKQKRKTLPDGPDWTFELLDKYHQEIKRVAEHYRLDTYPNQIEVITSEQMMDAYSSIGMPINYNHWSFGKKFIQTEQNYKHGQMGLAYEIVINSNPCIAYLMEENTVTMQALVMAHACYGHNSFFKGNYLFQTWTDASSIIDYLLFAKNYIAECEIKYGETEVEKLLDSCHALMNFGVDRYKRPEKISINEEKARQEEREAYLQSQVNELWRTVPKAKAKEERNQIRFPSEPQENILYFIEKHAPLLEPWQREIVRIVRKISQYFYPQKQTQVMNEGWATFWHYTILNHLYDEGLVSDKFILEFLHSHTSVVAQPPYNSPYFSGINPYALGFAMFRDIKRICEEPTDEDREWFPELAGSNWLDAVHFAMHNFKDESFISQYLSPKIIRDFKLFAIQDDDRKNFIEVNAIHDDSGYRKIREALAAQYNLSNLEPNIQVFNVDVRGDRSLTLQYVPHNRIPLDKSYEEVLKHLYRIWGFEVILEEVKESGHREVLATCPAKE; translated from the coding sequence ATGACAACCAAAACTAAGCAAAAGCGTAAAACCTTACCAGATGGCCCTGACTGGACTTTCGAACTGCTGGATAAATACCATCAAGAGATAAAGCGGGTTGCAGAGCACTATCGTCTGGACACTTACCCTAACCAGATCGAGGTGATCACCTCAGAGCAAATGATGGATGCTTATTCAAGCATCGGTATGCCGATAAACTACAACCACTGGTCGTTTGGTAAAAAGTTTATTCAAACTGAGCAAAATTACAAACACGGACAAATGGGCTTAGCCTATGAGATTGTGATCAACTCCAACCCTTGCATCGCCTACTTGATGGAAGAGAACACCGTCACCATGCAGGCCTTGGTCATGGCGCACGCTTGTTATGGGCATAACTCCTTCTTTAAGGGCAATTATCTATTTCAAACCTGGACCGACGCCAGTTCTATCATCGACTACTTACTCTTTGCCAAAAATTACATTGCTGAGTGCGAAATCAAGTATGGTGAAACCGAAGTGGAAAAACTGCTCGATTCCTGCCATGCCCTGATGAATTTTGGCGTTGATCGTTACAAACGGCCAGAGAAGATTTCGATCAACGAAGAGAAAGCCCGCCAAGAAGAACGTGAAGCGTACTTGCAATCACAGGTCAATGAACTGTGGCGCACTGTGCCGAAAGCAAAAGCCAAAGAAGAGCGCAATCAGATTCGATTCCCCAGTGAGCCGCAGGAAAACATCCTCTACTTTATTGAAAAGCATGCGCCATTGCTTGAGCCGTGGCAGCGTGAAATCGTGCGTATCGTGAGAAAAATCAGCCAATACTTTTATCCGCAAAAACAGACTCAAGTGATGAACGAAGGCTGGGCAACTTTCTGGCACTACACGATTTTGAATCATCTTTACGACGAGGGGCTAGTGTCCGATAAATTCATTCTGGAATTTTTGCACAGTCATACCAGTGTGGTCGCTCAACCCCCCTATAACAGCCCATATTTCAGTGGAATCAATCCGTATGCACTCGGGTTTGCCATGTTCAGAGACATCAAACGTATCTGTGAAGAACCCACCGATGAAGACCGTGAGTGGTTCCCGGAACTCGCTGGCAGCAACTGGCTAGACGCCGTTCATTTTGCAATGCATAACTTTAAAGACGAGAGTTTTATCAGCCAATACTTGTCGCCTAAAATCATCCGCGATTTTAAACTGTTTGCTATTCAAGATGACGACCGTAAAAACTTTATTGAGGTGAATGCGATTCATGACGATAGCGGATATCGAAAAATCAGAGAAGCCTTGGCCGCACAGTATAATCTGTCGAACCTAGAGCCCAACATTCAGGTCTTCAATGTCGATGTGCGTGGTGACCGTTCGCTGACACTGCAATATGTGCCGCACAATCGGATCCCGCTGGATAAAAGCTATGAAGAAGTGCTAAAACACTTATACCGAATTTGGGGATTTGAAGTCATTTTGGAAGAAGTAAAAGAGTCCGGGCATCGCGAAGTTCTGGCCACGTGTCCCGCCAAAGAATAG
- a CDS encoding YeaH/YhbH family protein, translating to MAQFIDRRLNGKNKSAVNRQRFLRRYKEQIKESVADAVNRRSITNTETGEDVAIPHKDIKEPIFHQGKGGLRERVHPGNDQFITGDKIERPKGGQGGGGSGEGDASADGEGQDDFVFQISKDEYLDILFEDLALPNLKKNQVNKITEWKKHRAGFQTAGIPSNISVVRSLQQSLARRTAMTAGKKRLMQELEEELERIQNREPAQKLEEMRIKQEIEELRKRIDAVPFIDTFDLRFKNYEKKPVPSSQAVMFCLMDVSGSMDQATKDIAKRFYVLLYLFLTRTYENVEVVFIRHHTQAKEVDEHEFFYSQETGGTIVSSALKLMDDIVKQRYPVGEWNVYAAQASDGDNWADDSPRCRELLTNKLLPNCQYYAYIEITRRSHQTLWHEYEKLEESFNNFAMKNIRSVEDIFPVFRELFQKETA from the coding sequence ATGGCGCAATTTATCGACCGGAGGCTCAATGGCAAGAATAAGAGCGCTGTCAACAGACAGCGCTTCTTGAGACGCTACAAAGAGCAAATCAAAGAGTCTGTTGCGGATGCAGTAAATCGCCGCTCGATCACCAATACCGAGACCGGTGAAGATGTTGCCATTCCGCACAAAGATATCAAGGAACCTATTTTTCATCAGGGGAAAGGCGGATTACGCGAGCGTGTACACCCCGGAAACGACCAGTTTATCACTGGCGATAAGATCGAACGCCCCAAAGGTGGGCAAGGCGGTGGCGGTTCTGGTGAAGGCGACGCAAGCGCGGACGGTGAGGGGCAAGATGATTTCGTCTTTCAGATCTCAAAAGACGAGTATCTCGACATTCTGTTTGAAGATCTGGCGCTGCCCAACCTGAAGAAAAACCAAGTCAATAAAATCACCGAATGGAAAAAGCACCGAGCAGGTTTTCAAACTGCTGGCATTCCATCCAACATCTCTGTTGTTCGTTCTCTGCAACAGTCTTTAGCTCGTCGCACCGCGATGACCGCTGGCAAAAAGCGCCTAATGCAAGAATTGGAAGAGGAACTAGAACGCATCCAAAATAGGGAACCGGCGCAAAAACTGGAAGAGATGCGCATTAAACAAGAAATTGAAGAGTTGCGAAAGCGCATCGATGCGGTCCCTTTTATTGACACCTTTGATCTGCGTTTTAAGAATTATGAGAAAAAACCCGTGCCATCGAGCCAGGCCGTCATGTTCTGTCTGATGGACGTTTCAGGCTCAATGGATCAAGCGACTAAGGACATCGCAAAGCGCTTTTATGTACTGCTTTATCTGTTCTTAACTCGCACTTATGAGAATGTTGAAGTGGTCTTTATTCGTCACCACACACAGGCCAAAGAGGTGGATGAGCATGAGTTTTTCTACTCTCAGGAGACTGGAGGGACCATTGTTTCCAGTGCTCTCAAGTTGATGGATGACATTGTTAAGCAACGCTATCCCGTTGGGGAATGGAACGTTTACGCGGCACAAGCTTCAGACGGCGATAACTGGGCGGACGACTCTCCACGCTGTCGTGAACTGTTAACCAACAAGTTACTGCCTAACTGCCAGTACTACGCTTATATTGAGATTACACGTCGTTCTCACCAAACTCTTTGGCACGAATATGAAAAATTAGAAGAAAGCTTCAACAACTTTGCGATGAAGAATATCCGCTCAGTAGAAGATATCTTCCCGGTATTTAGAGAGCTGTTCCAGAAAGAGACTGCATAG